A DNA window from Palaemon carinicauda isolate YSFRI2023 chromosome 39, ASM3689809v2, whole genome shotgun sequence contains the following coding sequences:
- the LOC137630947 gene encoding uncharacterized protein, which produces MRLSHINAMALLLLLIIVEPPSAETTFVDPVTPILGALAALSSAGLISALAVGLVALKKKLLYQKEDEPVYYVTSYGYDQSYGGGYGGGYGGGYGGGHGGGHGGGHGGGSGYGGYDGGHGGGHGGGHGGGHGGGSGYGGYDGGHGGGHGGGHGGGHGGGHGGGHGGGHGGGHGGGHGGGGGGHSGGIYHRRRRAVEMMMGRETVDLEFLVADDHLQCTRRLICELGARPPHLLKEDERDILELINSQDEDQKRPAIRRLIKATSAGLNETSCSTVYPKCPFTGQDIMGYIRKFTLM; this is translated from the exons ATGCGGTTAAGTCACATCAACGCCATGGCACTGCTGCTGTTATTAATAATCGTGGAGCCGCCGTCAGCCGAAACAACCTTCGTGGATCCGGTGACGCCAATCCTTGGGGCCTTGGCTGCCCTCAGCAGCGCTGGTTTGATTAGTGCCCTGGCCGTTG GCCTTGTGGCCTTGAAGAAGAAACTCCTCTATCAGAAAGAAGACGAACCTGTCTACTATGTTACTAGTTACGGCTACGACCAAAGCTACGGGGGAGGATACGGCGGTGGATACGGGGGAGGATACGGTGGGGGACATGGAGGAG GTCATGGTGGAGGACACGGCGGTGGAAGTGGCTATGGGGGATACGACGGTGGACACGGCGGCGGTCATGGAGGAGGTCATGGTGGAGGACACGGCGGTGGAAGTGGCTATGGGGGATACGACGGTGGACACGGCGGCGGTCATGGTGGAGGACACGGTGGCGGTCATGGAGGAGGTCATGGTGGAGGACACGGCGGTGGACACGGTGGTGGTCATGGAGGAGGACACGGCGGTGGTGGTGGTGGCCACAGTGGAGGAATCTATCACAGGCGCAGGCGAGCTGTTGAG ATGATGATGGGAAGGGAAACGGTGGACTTGGAATTCCTGGTGGCGGATGACCACCTTCAGTGCACCCGGCGTCTGATTTGCGAATTGGGGGCTCGGCCCCCGCATCTACTGAAGGAGGACGAACGAGATATCCTGGAGCTGATTAA TTCGCAAGATGAGGACCAAAAAAGACCAGCGATACGAAGACTGATTAAGGCGACTTCAGCAGGTCTTAATGAAACCAGCTGTTCAACTGTGTATCCGAAGTGTCCTTTCACTGGCCAGGACATAATGGGGTATATTCGTAAATTCACTTTAATGTAA